In Myxococcus stipitatus, the following are encoded in one genomic region:
- a CDS encoding serine/threonine-protein kinase, whose product MSRASASFGTLLGQKYELRQRIGVGAMGLVYEAARVDGGDAVAIKVLQQHLVDDPAVLARFKREAHATEGLSDPHLVQVKDFQCNPDEPPFLVMELLHGQTLRLLLKQQGPMPVARAAALALQTLSALGTAHRAGVIHRDIKPDNLFVTSTEAGETVKVLDFGVARLVHEDDASAVGAEAGAWVGTPSFMAPEQVRCLPVDARADLYSLGACVYQMVTGRQPIDVADTVALFSAIVERVPPLATELRPEVPEEFSRLLAKALHKNPAERFTSAEEMARALAPWAVAAPTQVEADLAPARTDEAEPEAVTLVENPAPEPVASPPPRRRTSLRKRLLFVGATVVGLGVGVALWL is encoded by the coding sequence ATGAGCCGCGCGTCCGCTTCGTTCGGAACATTGCTGGGGCAGAAGTATGAATTGCGTCAGCGGATTGGCGTGGGCGCCATGGGACTGGTGTACGAGGCGGCGCGAGTCGATGGCGGCGACGCGGTGGCCATCAAGGTGCTCCAGCAGCACCTGGTGGATGACCCGGCGGTGCTCGCGCGCTTCAAGCGCGAAGCCCACGCGACGGAGGGTCTGAGCGACCCTCACCTGGTCCAGGTGAAGGACTTCCAGTGCAACCCGGACGAGCCTCCATTCCTGGTGATGGAGCTGCTCCACGGACAGACGCTGCGGCTGCTGCTGAAGCAGCAAGGCCCCATGCCGGTCGCCCGCGCGGCGGCGCTCGCGCTTCAAACCCTGTCCGCGCTGGGCACCGCGCACCGCGCCGGGGTCATCCACCGCGACATCAAGCCCGACAACCTCTTCGTCACCTCGACCGAGGCGGGCGAAACGGTGAAGGTGCTGGACTTCGGCGTGGCGCGGCTCGTTCACGAGGACGACGCGTCGGCGGTGGGCGCGGAAGCCGGCGCCTGGGTGGGAACTCCGTCCTTCATGGCGCCCGAGCAGGTCCGCTGCCTGCCCGTCGATGCACGCGCGGACCTCTACTCGCTGGGCGCGTGTGTGTATCAGATGGTCACCGGCCGTCAGCCCATCGACGTGGCCGACACGGTGGCCCTCTTCTCCGCCATCGTGGAGCGTGTGCCACCCCTGGCCACCGAGCTTCGCCCGGAGGTGCCCGAGGAGTTCTCCCGGCTGCTCGCGAAGGCGCTGCACAAGAACCCCGCCGAGCGCTTCACCAGCGCCGAGGAGATGGCTCGCGCGCTCGCGCCCTGGGCCGTCGCGGCCCCGACACAGGTGGAGGCGGACCTGGCCCCGGCCCGGACAGACGAAGCCGAGCCCGAGGCTGTCACCCTCGTGGAGAACCCCGCCCCCGAGCCGGTGGCGAGCCCCCCTCCCCGCCGCCGCACCAGCCTGAGAAAGCGCCTGCTGTTCGTCGGCGCCACCGTGGTGGGGCTGGGCGTGGGCGTCGCGCTCTGGCTGTAA